In Treponema vincentii, a single window of DNA contains:
- a CDS encoding PP2C family protein-serine/threonine phosphatase gives MGLIFFTYFFAVSLFVNSSYLAFHKSNRINVLLNKITVPASLVALCIAVSIHLVFYKQIGLQRIISTATLFFMLLTSYHIVDMALVLSELKTYKIMQKVNTVVHLAGIGLIVFYVGRFQWNPLKGFYFVQRDVFPGMSGIRLFQYIYVFFTSAVSIAICFIKIFFVKSNIHRQQLFLHTLAIGLGLAIWIAEGYYFLMFSWVFAFIPVGYAAMLAFDNIIFSLTRVFDIKQIAFGLIRFVLFTAIFAGAAGFTTALIMQFIHSVGGWIVLIIVSCIILFFIRSFVSGKLEYVFGKTTDYEVMLDTELQKLDFGKGHDTVLESFPKIMKQYITCQGLDILVSDENMNLQTVYSDFEHHNTLSANLACFEYLLSQNNVVLTKTELIANYLYDSIRDELLDVFETTQTEILISMREGQKLIGCILLAPKTHSAEYTPYDIHVLSNMYSYFFLVIYYLRNISKQDIIVTIDREVEMSDQIIGSIQNYKDTLEAHGFSMDSIAYSAHQLGGDFIDYITLNEKRTMFLIGDVSGKGLSASMSMVILKSIIHTYLQTISDFKELITKVNRFIKDNLPRGTFFAGLFGIIDFPTNTIYYLNCGIPLMSMYISSYKHAIEIQGEGRVLGFVKNIAPFLKVRKITMHKGDTIVFTTDGLLEATNLKGDRFGSDRVGRILQENNGAKASQIARTIYNNLLDFILRKIDDDVTILVLKYNQQGVSKN, from the coding sequence ATGGGTTTAATTTTCTTTACTTATTTTTTTGCCGTATCACTTTTTGTGAACTCCTCCTATCTTGCATTTCATAAATCGAACCGTATTAATGTCCTTTTAAATAAGATTACGGTACCGGCTTCTCTTGTTGCGCTTTGTATTGCCGTTTCTATTCATCTGGTTTTTTATAAACAAATCGGACTGCAGCGTATCATATCAACTGCTACCTTATTCTTTATGCTGCTTACTTCTTATCATATTGTCGATATGGCTCTTGTTCTCTCTGAATTGAAAACGTACAAGATAATGCAAAAAGTGAATACGGTAGTCCATCTCGCCGGTATCGGACTTATCGTATTCTATGTGGGTAGATTTCAATGGAACCCGCTGAAAGGTTTCTATTTTGTACAGCGCGATGTGTTTCCGGGCATGAGCGGTATTAGACTGTTTCAGTATATTTATGTATTTTTTACCTCTGCGGTTTCGATAGCAATATGTTTTATAAAAATATTTTTTGTTAAAAGTAATATCCATCGTCAACAGCTGTTTTTACATACTCTTGCCATCGGGCTTGGCCTCGCGATATGGATTGCAGAAGGCTATTATTTCTTGATGTTTTCTTGGGTGTTCGCATTTATACCGGTCGGTTATGCTGCAATGTTGGCGTTTGACAATATAATATTCTCACTGACGCGCGTATTTGATATTAAACAAATCGCTTTCGGCCTTATCCGATTTGTCCTTTTTACAGCTATCTTTGCAGGGGCTGCAGGTTTTACGACGGCACTTATTATGCAGTTTATTCATTCAGTCGGCGGCTGGATAGTTTTAATTATAGTTTCGTGTATTATTCTTTTCTTTATCCGCAGTTTTGTTTCCGGTAAGCTTGAATATGTTTTCGGTAAAACGACGGATTACGAAGTAATGCTGGACACTGAGTTGCAAAAACTTGATTTTGGGAAAGGCCACGATACCGTGTTGGAATCTTTTCCGAAAATAATGAAACAATATATCACTTGTCAAGGGCTCGATATTCTTGTAAGTGATGAAAATATGAATTTACAGACAGTCTATTCGGATTTTGAGCATCATAATACATTGAGTGCTAACCTCGCTTGTTTTGAATATTTGCTCAGTCAAAATAATGTTGTTCTTACGAAAACGGAACTTATTGCCAATTATTTGTATGACTCTATAAGAGATGAACTGTTGGATGTCTTTGAAACAACACAGACCGAAATTCTTATCAGTATGCGGGAGGGGCAGAAACTCATCGGCTGTATCCTCCTCGCGCCAAAAACCCATAGCGCGGAATATACCCCTTATGATATACACGTATTGTCCAATATGTATTCGTATTTCTTTTTGGTAATCTATTACCTCAGAAATATATCCAAGCAGGATATTATCGTTACGATCGACCGTGAAGTTGAAATGTCCGACCAAATTATCGGATCCATTCAGAACTATAAGGATACACTTGAAGCACACGGATTTTCAATGGATTCTATTGCATATTCGGCGCATCAGCTTGGCGGTGATTTTATCGACTATATTACATTGAATGAAAAGCGGACAATGTTCCTTATCGGTGATGTTTCGGGTAAGGGGTTAAGTGCAAGTATGTCGATGGTTATTTTAAAGTCGATTATTCATACCTACTTGCAGACAATCTCCGATTTTAAAGAATTGATAACAAAGGTAAACCGGTTTATAAAGGATAACTTGCCGCGTGGGACTTTCTTTGCAGGGCTTTTCGGTATTATCGACTTCCCGACTAATACGATTTATTACTTGAATTGCGGTATTCCATTGATGTCAATGTATATCAGTTCATATAAGCATGCAATCGAAATTCAAGGGGAGGGTAGAGTTCTCGGTTTTGTAAAGAATATCGCACCGTTCCTAAAGGTACGGAAAATCACCATGCACAAGGGAGATACAATTGTCTTTACGACTGACGGCCTGCTTGAAGCAACGAATCTTAAAGGTGATCGGTTTGGCAGTGATCGCGTCGGACGAATTCTGCAGGAAAACAACGGGGCAAAGGCTTCTCAGATCGCCCGCACTATTTATAATAATCTTCTGGATTTTATTTTACGTAAAATCGATGATGATGTTACCATATTGGTATTGAAATACAATCAACAGGGTGTTTCTAAAAACTGA
- a CDS encoding Cof-type HAD-IIB family hydrolase: protein MAKLKNIEIIAMDLDDTLLRDDLTISDYTVSVLQALMKKGVLTLLASGRSPRSVHSYAQRIGSDKTESYILCNNGTQILTSDMKLEIISRCLGADLALEIYDYIESQNLSCHLYFDDTIYIVKRTVFSDRDAHLTKMKIVVPKDYREILRTKPVYKLLIPAEPEIIAAVEPEFRKRFGTRAVLFTSKPYFLEIIPLDTGKGEFLQELAWLLGVRSEAVMAFGDSMNDETMIRYAGYGIAMKNGLDAIKDIAYAVTDYTNNEDGIARFLEKYVL from the coding sequence ATGGCAAAGTTGAAAAATATAGAAATTATCGCAATGGATTTGGACGACACCCTTTTGCGGGATGATCTGACGATCTCCGATTATACGGTATCGGTGTTGCAGGCATTAATGAAAAAGGGTGTGTTGACGCTGCTCGCTTCGGGGAGAAGTCCCCGTTCGGTGCATTCGTACGCGCAGCGGATCGGTTCGGATAAAACGGAAAGCTATATCCTGTGCAACAACGGAACACAGATATTGACCTCCGATATGAAGCTGGAAATCATCAGCCGCTGCCTCGGCGCCGATCTTGCGCTTGAGATTTACGATTATATCGAGTCGCAAAATCTCTCTTGTCATCTCTACTTTGACGATACCATTTATATCGTTAAACGGACGGTTTTTTCGGATAGGGATGCGCATCTGACAAAAATGAAGATTGTCGTACCGAAGGACTATCGGGAAATTTTGCGCACCAAGCCGGTGTATAAGCTCCTCATTCCTGCAGAGCCGGAAATTATCGCTGCCGTCGAACCTGAGTTTAGAAAACGGTTCGGTACGCGGGCAGTCCTGTTTACCAGTAAGCCGTATTTTTTGGAAATCATTCCGTTGGATACCGGTAAGGGGGAATTCCTACAGGAGCTGGCATGGCTGCTCGGTGTCAGAAGTGAGGCTGTGATGGCATTCGGCGACAGCATGAATGATGAAACAATGATTCGCTATGCGGGATACGGCATCGCTATGAAAAACGGTCTCGACGCTATCAAAGATATTGCGTACGCAGTAACAGACTATACCAATAACGAAGACGGCATCGCCCGCTTTTTAGAGAAGTACGTGCTGTAG
- a CDS encoding PP2C family protein-serine/threonine phosphatase: protein MIRKQQEFWGKLVIFTGISLVFAFFMLALSPRFSFLGRLISAKDLTLMVTQYRILPNFSFLTRFGFAFGIFAIASIMASLGTVFLSRRVRERVYKETETALFDTFINRLRFCYTRENLIEAIQQELEYKADCSVLLTNTDTDLVIYGSTSAYVSDPDVYAKLAHRFSVEWLDHWGENIYLLDSDMQMTSDRKKARGLVIAYGSSRLFIICRYIRSVEPEIFSQLFKEFKNYFGREKTLSQLLYYSELAQEWQMVANTQRAFLPQKIPALDKLEIGVYFRPLVNVSGDYYDIIPIDEDKTLIITGDVSGKGLAAALVMGVVVNTIRIMENKEDLAGLILAIDSAIKRMSLLDKYTVVFLGLIDTKAMKIRYVNASMEAPMIFTHAAEGYKVKQLDSNCSVIGIIDIDSVDVDEKPLYRNDLLVITTDGIPEITNEEGVELGSNEIYIKSIKSFASSDASTIASKVADLGLTYSASKAFRDDTTILAVKLKG, encoded by the coding sequence ATGATACGAAAACAGCAGGAATTTTGGGGAAAATTAGTTATTTTCACCGGTATTAGTTTGGTTTTTGCATTTTTTATGCTGGCGTTGAGTCCCCGCTTTTCATTTTTAGGGCGATTGATTTCGGCAAAAGACCTTACATTGATGGTAACTCAATACCGGATACTCCCGAATTTCAGCTTTCTTACTCGTTTCGGCTTCGCCTTTGGAATCTTTGCTATTGCTTCAATTATGGCCTCACTTGGGACTGTTTTTTTGTCTCGTAGGGTTCGGGAAAGAGTGTATAAAGAAACGGAGACTGCTCTTTTTGATACTTTTATCAATAGATTGCGCTTTTGCTATACACGTGAAAACCTTATTGAAGCTATCCAGCAAGAACTTGAATACAAGGCTGATTGTTCTGTCTTGCTCACCAATACCGATACCGATTTAGTTATATACGGCAGTACGTCTGCGTATGTTTCGGATCCTGATGTATATGCAAAGCTGGCGCACCGATTCTCGGTCGAATGGCTTGACCACTGGGGAGAAAATATTTATTTATTGGATTCCGATATGCAGATGACCTCTGACAGAAAGAAAGCACGAGGTTTGGTTATTGCATACGGCTCTTCACGCCTTTTTATTATCTGCCGATATATCCGTTCCGTTGAGCCGGAGATTTTTTCTCAGCTTTTTAAAGAATTTAAAAATTATTTCGGACGTGAAAAAACGCTTTCTCAACTGCTCTATTATTCGGAACTCGCACAGGAGTGGCAGATGGTTGCAAACACTCAGCGTGCATTCCTGCCTCAAAAAATACCGGCACTTGACAAGTTAGAAATTGGCGTTTATTTCCGACCGTTAGTAAACGTGTCCGGCGACTATTATGATATTATTCCCATCGATGAGGATAAGACACTTATTATTACGGGGGATGTTTCAGGAAAAGGACTTGCTGCAGCGCTCGTTATGGGGGTTGTCGTAAATACAATACGGATTATGGAAAATAAAGAGGATTTAGCCGGCCTGATCCTTGCAATAGATAGCGCTATTAAACGTATGAGTCTCCTTGATAAATATACCGTTGTGTTTTTAGGGTTGATCGATACCAAAGCGATGAAAATACGTTATGTCAACGCTTCGATGGAAGCGCCGATGATTTTTACCCATGCTGCGGAAGGATACAAAGTAAAGCAGCTTGATTCGAATTGTTCCGTTATCGGAATCATCGACATCGATTCGGTTGATGTCGATGAAAAACCTTTATACCGTAACGATTTACTGGTTATTACAACGGATGGAATTCCTGAAATAACGAATGAAGAGGGCGTAGAACTCGGCAGTAACGAAATTTATATTAAATCGATCAAATCTTTTGCCTCGTCGGATGCATCGACTATTGCTTCAAAGGTAGCAGATTTGGGGCTTACTTACAGTGCCTCAAAAGCGTTCCGCGATGACACTACTATTTTAGCAGTAAAATTAAAGGGATAA
- a CDS encoding ATP-binding cassette domain-containing protein, producing the protein MALLEVKDLKVHFPIRGGFFNTIQDYVRAVDGVSFQIEEGKTYGLIGESGSGKTTIGKAIVGLEQPTGGEIRFKDSLVNTKAQRKKIKYNENVQMVFQDVMSSLDPKKRIRDIIAEPIRNFERLSKHEELKKVLSLLQIVGIPPDGLYKYPYEFSGGQRQRIGVARSIAVNPRLIVADEPVSALDLSVQAQILNFLKEIQREFMLSYLFISHDLGVVKHMCDYIYIMYRGRFVEAGTREDIYRNPMHIYTKRLIAAIPEMNVEMRDEYKKRRAEIEEIYKRESERYFSPEGRVYDLKKISDTHYAALKD; encoded by the coding sequence ATGGCATTATTGGAAGTAAAAGATTTAAAAGTGCATTTCCCTATCCGCGGCGGCTTTTTCAATACGATACAAGACTATGTTCGGGCGGTGGACGGTGTTTCTTTTCAGATTGAAGAAGGAAAAACTTACGGCCTTATTGGGGAATCCGGTTCGGGGAAAACCACCATCGGCAAAGCGATTGTCGGGTTGGAACAGCCTACCGGCGGCGAAATCCGCTTCAAAGACAGCCTTGTAAATACCAAGGCGCAGCGAAAAAAGATTAAATATAACGAAAATGTTCAAATGGTATTTCAGGACGTTATGTCAAGCCTCGACCCCAAAAAACGTATCCGCGACATTATTGCGGAACCCATCAGAAACTTTGAACGGCTTTCAAAGCATGAAGAATTAAAGAAGGTGCTTTCACTGTTGCAGATTGTTGGAATTCCGCCCGATGGCTTATATAAATATCCGTATGAATTTTCGGGCGGGCAGCGGCAGCGCATCGGCGTTGCGCGTTCAATTGCCGTTAATCCGCGGCTCATTGTGGCGGACGAGCCGGTTTCCGCACTTGACCTTTCGGTGCAGGCGCAAATTCTCAACTTTCTCAAAGAGATTCAGCGTGAATTTATGCTGAGTTACCTGTTTATTTCGCACGACTTAGGCGTTGTCAAACACATGTGCGATTACATCTATATTATGTACCGCGGTCGGTTCGTAGAGGCGGGAACGCGGGAAGATATTTACCGTAACCCTATGCATATCTACACCAAGCGACTTATTGCGGCAATTCCCGAAATGAATGTCGAAATGCGCGATGAATATAAAAAGCGCCGTGCCGAAATTGAAGAAATATACAAGCGTGAATCGGAGCGCTACTTTAGCCCCGAAGGGCGAGTGTACGATTTAAAGAAAATCAGCGATACCCATTACGCTGCGTTGAAGGATTAG
- a CDS encoding ABC transporter permease, with the protein MWKTIIRRILIMIPQLFILSVLVFLIGKMMPGDPFTGLVGNPNIKASRIEELREKAGLNDPWPVQYKNWMGRILLHGDFGVSYTYKIPVTDKIKLPAQNTLWLSLLTVVLTYAIAVPLGIRAGRYNGSKFDKAVLVYNFITYAIPTFILGLLSLLLFGYRLRIFPTSGFVGLEAMGNTGRYIASRIYHMLLPAITAAVLRTTGIVQYLRNEVIDAKSQDYVKTARSKGVPIDKVYTHHIFRNSLLPIAAFFGFTVTGLLAGSIFIETIFMYQGMGLLFIEAIMSRDYSIINALTLLYGTLALFGSLISDIIMIIVDPRIRIE; encoded by the coding sequence ATGTGGAAGACAATAATACGCCGTATCCTTATTATGATACCGCAGCTATTTATATTGAGTGTTTTGGTTTTCTTAATCGGGAAGATGATGCCCGGTGATCCGTTTACGGGACTTGTCGGTAATCCGAACATCAAGGCAAGCCGTATCGAAGAACTGCGGGAGAAAGCCGGTTTAAACGATCCGTGGCCGGTTCAGTATAAGAATTGGATGGGGCGGATTTTGCTGCACGGTGATTTCGGTGTATCCTATACCTATAAAATCCCGGTAACCGATAAAATCAAATTGCCTGCACAGAACACCCTGTGGCTTTCACTTTTAACGGTTGTGTTAACGTATGCAATTGCCGTTCCGCTCGGTATCCGTGCCGGCCGCTATAACGGGTCGAAATTCGATAAGGCGGTGCTGGTCTATAACTTTATCACGTACGCAATTCCGACGTTTATCCTCGGTCTTTTGAGCCTTTTGCTGTTCGGCTATCGGCTGAGGATTTTCCCCACGTCGGGATTTGTCGGGTTGGAAGCTATGGGAAATACCGGCCGTTATATTGCGAGCAGAATATATCACATGCTGCTGCCGGCAATTACGGCGGCGGTACTACGTACGACGGGGATTGTGCAATACTTGCGTAACGAGGTTATCGATGCGAAGAGTCAAGATTATGTTAAAACGGCGCGGAGTAAGGGCGTACCGATCGATAAAGTCTATACGCACCATATTTTTCGAAATTCCTTGTTGCCGATAGCGGCCTTCTTCGGCTTTACGGTAACGGGGTTGCTCGCCGGTTCGATCTTTATCGAAACGATTTTTATGTATCAAGGAATGGGCTTGCTGTTTATCGAAGCGATTATGTCGCGCGATTATTCGATTATCAATGCGCTTACTTTGTTGTACGGTACGCTCGCCCTGTTCGGTAGTTTGATTTCGGACATTATTATGATAATCGTTGATCCGCGGATCAGAATTGAATAA
- a CDS encoding ABC transporter permease, with protein sequence MEKTAFDIDTIDEATLKEMSSVPSFWKIVKTEFKHDKAAIVALGILVIIFAVIIIGGFVLDTETVMKVSLRDKFSVPGKKFLLGADLGGRPILPQLIIGARNSILIAFSVTIITEIVGVFFGLITGFYGGRVDNIIMRICDFILILPVVMLIIVFVTIVPTYNIWTFIFIMSAFYWTGVTRLVRSKALSENHRDYVNASRIMGTGDFKIMYGGILPNIASIIIVDFTLGMAGNIGIETGMSFLGFGLPPTSPSLGTLIGYARDPGTISGKLWVWLPASILIMVLMLCINYVGQTIKRASDAKQRYK encoded by the coding sequence ATGGAAAAAACGGCATTTGATATTGATACTATAGATGAAGCGACGTTAAAAGAAATGTCTTCCGTGCCATCGTTTTGGAAGATTGTAAAGACAGAATTTAAACATGATAAAGCGGCAATCGTTGCGCTTGGCATATTGGTTATTATCTTTGCGGTGATTATCATCGGTGGTTTTGTGCTTGATACGGAAACGGTCATGAAGGTAAGCTTACGGGATAAGTTCTCGGTACCCGGCAAAAAATTCTTGCTCGGTGCAGATCTCGGCGGTCGGCCGATTTTGCCTCAGCTGATTATCGGAGCGCGCAATTCCATTCTCATCGCATTCAGCGTAACCATTATTACCGAAATCGTCGGCGTCTTTTTCGGCTTGATTACCGGTTTTTACGGCGGAAGGGTTGATAACATCATTATGCGTATTTGCGACTTTATTCTTATCCTGCCGGTTGTTATGCTGATTATCGTCTTTGTAACTATCGTACCGACCTATAATATTTGGACGTTTATTTTTATTATGTCCGCTTTTTATTGGACGGGAGTTACTCGGCTCGTGCGCAGTAAAGCCTTGTCTGAAAACCATCGCGATTATGTGAATGCCTCGCGGATCATGGGTACCGGAGATTTTAAGATTATGTACGGGGGAATCTTACCGAATATTGCTTCCATCATTATCGTTGACTTTACACTCGGTATGGCAGGCAATATCGGTATAGAAACGGGAATGAGCTTTCTGGGCTTCGGACTTCCGCCGACATCACCGTCGCTCGGTACGCTGATCGGCTATGCGCGTGACCCGGGAACCATTTCCGGCAAGTTGTGGGTATGGCTGCCTGCGTCCATTCTTATTATGGTGTTAATGCTGTGTATCAACTACGTCGGACAAACGATAAAACGTGCCTCCGATGCAAAGCAGCGTTATAAATAA
- a CDS encoding ABC transporter ATP-binding protein, giving the protein MEQNNLLTVKNLHTAFRIDGNYYDAVDGVSFDVHPNEMLAIVGESGCGKSTIAMSIMGLHDMRFTRVSGEILLNGRDLLTLPEDEMNKIRGKDIGFIFQDPLASLNPLQRVGKQIEEALLYHTSLSEKERQERVLQLLNDVGIQNPKRTAQRFPHELSGGMRQRVLIATALSCNPSLIIADEPTTALDVTIQAQILDLIKDLQEEHKAGIILITHDLGVVAQVADRVAVMYAGQIVELATVQELFTHPLHPYTRSLLKSIPQADKDDDMLHVIKGMVPSLKKLKHTGCRFADRIPWIPAEEHEETPVLHEVSPGHFVRCSCWKNFRFEGEV; this is encoded by the coding sequence ATGGAACAAAACAATTTATTGACCGTTAAAAATTTGCACACGGCTTTCCGTATCGACGGCAACTATTATGATGCCGTTGATGGGGTATCGTTTGACGTTCATCCCAATGAGATGCTTGCGATTGTAGGGGAATCCGGCTGCGGGAAAAGCACTATCGCAATGTCTATTATGGGATTGCACGATATGCGTTTTACCCGCGTTTCGGGCGAAATCCTCCTGAACGGCAGGGATTTGCTGACACTCCCCGAAGACGAGATGAACAAGATCCGCGGAAAGGATATCGGATTTATCTTTCAGGATCCGCTTGCTTCACTTAATCCGCTGCAGCGGGTAGGGAAGCAGATTGAAGAAGCCCTGTTGTACCATACCAGCCTCAGCGAAAAAGAGCGGCAGGAGCGGGTTTTGCAGCTTTTAAACGATGTCGGTATCCAGAACCCCAAGCGTACGGCGCAGCGATTCCCGCATGAGCTTTCCGGTGGAATGAGGCAGCGGGTACTTATCGCAACAGCACTGTCCTGTAATCCTTCTCTTATCATTGCCGATGAGCCGACGACGGCACTCGACGTAACGATCCAAGCGCAGATTCTTGATCTTATCAAAGACCTGCAGGAAGAACACAAGGCGGGTATCATCCTTATCACCCATGACCTCGGTGTCGTCGCACAGGTAGCCGACCGTGTTGCGGTTATGTATGCGGGGCAGATTGTCGAACTGGCTACCGTGCAGGAATTGTTTACTCATCCCTTGCATCCGTACACCCGTTCTTTGCTTAAATCGATTCCGCAGGCCGATAAAGACGATGATATGCTGCACGTTATTAAAGGTATGGTTCCGTCGCTAAAAAAACTCAAGCATACGGGCTGTCGGTTTGCCGACCGTATTCCGTGGATTCCGGCCGAAGAACATGAAGAAACTCCCGTCTTACATGAAGTAAGTCCCGGGCATTTTGTTCGCTGCTCCTGCTGGAAAAATTTCCGGTTCGAGGGTGAGGTTTAG
- a CDS encoding aminotransferase class I/II-fold pyridoxal phosphate-dependent enzyme, producing MMDRPDKFSNRIVSVAPSGIRRFFELAAGQDDIISLGVGEPDFATPWVMREEAWYHLECGHTSYTSNWGLEPLRKAIAGYLNRYGMSYSPKNEVLITFGVSEAIDIVFRSILNPGDEVIVAEPCYVSYQPLVALCGAKPVGLDTSADNFIPTAAAIEALITPKTKALIICSPNNPTGTMIPADEMEKIAAVVKKHKIWVLSDEVYCELRYEAPHVSIGSFPGMKDYCIILNGFSKSFAMTGWRIGFIACPQELMAQIHKIHQYAAICAPIMSQYAALEGLERGWDEVERMRISYRQRRNLMMKSFDSMNIPYIMPDGAFYLFVDIRSTGLSSEDFAVKLITDYKVAVVPGHVFGSGGEGFVRCCYATDISKIRIALERIGRFLKGEPL from the coding sequence ATAATGGACAGACCCGATAAATTTTCCAACCGGATTGTGAGCGTCGCTCCTTCCGGTATCCGCCGTTTTTTTGAGCTTGCCGCCGGACAAGATGATATTATCTCTCTGGGGGTAGGGGAGCCTGATTTTGCAACGCCGTGGGTTATGCGCGAGGAAGCGTGGTATCATCTCGAATGCGGGCATACATCCTATACTTCAAACTGGGGGCTTGAACCGCTCCGCAAGGCGATTGCCGGTTATTTGAACCGCTACGGCATGTCGTATTCTCCTAAAAACGAGGTACTGATTACTTTCGGCGTTTCGGAAGCAATCGATATTGTGTTCCGTTCCATTCTGAATCCGGGAGATGAGGTGATTGTTGCGGAACCGTGCTATGTTTCGTATCAGCCCTTGGTTGCGCTCTGCGGGGCGAAACCGGTTGGGCTGGATACCTCGGCGGATAACTTTATCCCGACTGCGGCGGCCATCGAAGCGCTTATTACGCCGAAAACCAAGGCGCTGATTATCTGTAGCCCGAACAATCCCACCGGTACGATGATTCCTGCTGATGAGATGGAAAAGATCGCCGCCGTCGTTAAAAAGCATAAGATTTGGGTGCTGTCCGACGAGGTGTATTGCGAACTTCGGTATGAAGCGCCGCATGTGTCTATCGGTTCCTTTCCCGGAATGAAGGATTACTGCATTATCCTCAACGGGTTTTCAAAGTCCTTTGCGATGACCGGCTGGCGTATCGGGTTTATCGCCTGTCCGCAGGAGCTGATGGCGCAAATTCATAAAATTCACCAGTATGCGGCAATCTGCGCCCCCATTATGAGCCAATATGCGGCGCTGGAAGGTTTGGAGCGCGGCTGGGACGAGGTTGAGCGGATGCGGATTTCCTACCGGCAGCGGCGCAATTTGATGATGAAGAGCTTTGACTCGATGAATATTCCGTATATAATGCCCGACGGCGCATTTTACCTCTTTGTCGATATTCGCAGTACCGGTTTAAGTTCGGAAGATTTTGCGGTTAAGCTGATTACCGACTACAAAGTTGCCGTTGTTCCCGGGCACGTGTTCGGGAGCGGCGGCGAAGGCTTTGTCCGCTGCTGCTACGCTACCGACATCAGCAAAATACGGATTGCGCTTGAACGTATCGGCAGATTCTTGAAAGGTGAACCACTATAA
- a CDS encoding ABC transporter substrate-binding protein, with translation MVEYHKGEAKTISGVKKIDDKTVEVTFKNFFPGILWGSGLTYDAEPYHYLKDIPLTEMASHDRVRKTPLSCSPFVINSMVEGDIIEYVPNPYWYGRKIAIDKLIVKRIAPTSAAAAIKAGEVDAIQFKADLYDQFVELDDEGKTILDENGKPKMKIDNIDIVGNIENTYTYVGFKFGTWNKEKEMCEMFPDGGKFKDKALRQAIGYAMDNDGINAIYYHGLRVTANSFITPYHPGFYDVSRKGYSYDPDKAKQLLDEAGYKDVDGDGYRETPDGKPLKINFMFMSGSDVAAPIANYYIQNWKDVGLNVALNDGRLIEFNAFYDKLQDDDPTVEMYSAAWGVGSNPEPTGLYGKVAQFNLERWVNEKNEELLAKITSEAAFDEAFRAQAYKEWDENILEEAPAIPTAYRMKLYAVNKRTKNWDQQFVTGWDWCDLALINDKPAVNMMK, from the coding sequence ATGGTCGAGTACCACAAAGGTGAGGCGAAAACCATCTCCGGTGTAAAAAAGATAGATGATAAAACGGTAGAAGTTACCTTTAAAAATTTTTTCCCGGGCATTTTATGGGGTTCGGGACTTACTTATGATGCGGAACCCTATCATTACCTCAAAGATATTCCGTTAACGGAAATGGCTTCTCACGACCGTGTACGGAAAACGCCGCTCTCCTGCAGCCCGTTTGTGATCAATTCTATGGTAGAAGGTGATATAATTGAATATGTGCCCAATCCCTATTGGTACGGTAGAAAAATTGCGATCGATAAGCTCATTGTAAAACGGATTGCTCCGACCTCTGCTGCCGCGGCAATAAAAGCGGGTGAAGTTGACGCCATTCAATTCAAAGCCGATTTATACGATCAATTCGTTGAGCTTGATGATGAGGGTAAAACAATTCTTGACGAAAACGGAAAACCGAAAATGAAAATCGATAATATCGATATTGTCGGTAATATCGAAAACACTTATACATACGTCGGATTTAAATTCGGGACGTGGAATAAAGAAAAAGAAATGTGCGAAATGTTCCCCGACGGCGGTAAATTTAAAGATAAGGCTCTGCGTCAGGCTATCGGTTATGCAATGGATAACGATGGTATCAATGCCATCTACTACCACGGTTTGCGTGTTACGGCAAATTCGTTTATTACACCGTACCATCCCGGTTTCTACGATGTCTCACGGAAAGGTTATTCCTACGACCCTGATAAAGCAAAACAACTGCTTGACGAAGCAGGCTACAAGGATGTCGACGGGGATGGCTACCGCGAAACGCCTGACGGAAAACCGCTTAAAATCAATTTCATGTTTATGAGCGGCAGCGATGTAGCGGCTCCGATTGCGAATTACTATATCCAAAACTGGAAAGATGTCGGTTTAAATGTCGCGCTGAATGACGGCCGGTTGATCGAATTCAATGCGTTCTATGATAAGCTGCAAGATGACGACCCGACGGTAGAGATGTATTCCGCGGCATGGGGAGTCGGATCCAATCCCGAACCGACCGGCCTTTACGGAAAAGTTGCGCAGTTTAATTTGGAACGTTGGGTAAATGAGAAAAATGAGGAGCTTCTTGCCAAAATAACTTCCGAAGCTGCTTTTGACGAAGCATTCCGTGCTCAAGCTTATAAAGAATGGGACGAGAATATTCTTGAAGAAGCTCCTGCGATTCCGACTGCTTATCGTATGAAATTGTATGCGGTAAACAAGCGGACAAAGAACTGGGATCAACAGTTCGTTACCGGTTGGGATTGGTGCGACCTAGCTCTGATTAACGATAAGCCTGCCGTTAATATGATGAAATAA